Proteins from one Triticum aestivum cultivar Chinese Spring chromosome 7A, IWGSC CS RefSeq v2.1, whole genome shotgun sequence genomic window:
- the LOC123154473 gene encoding uncharacterized protein, with protein MVKGRAWQERLRELYYLDLGIEPDGIMPRKLPSSVCMGIYMTPKEKSGVFLGSMEPLDRKQIDHIASCLPNIIVPQVTNIACLYTIDFAGNLSVRAPPSVGTSSAHATPEVHTTVSSINNTQLLVCCPIRPTAKG; from the exons ATGGTCAAAGGGAGGGCTTGGCAAGAGAGATTGAGGGAGCTCTACTACCTCGATCTTGGCATAGAACCTGATGGCATCATGCCCAG GAAACTTCCTTCTTCAGTATGTATGGGGATTTATATGACACCAAAAGAGAAGTCCGGCGTGTTTCTTGGTTCTATGGAACCCCTCGACCGGAAGCAAATAGATCACATCGCAAGTTGCTTGCCCAATATAATCGTGCCGCAAGTTACCAACATCGCGTGCTTATACACCATCGACTTTGCTGGAAATCTATCTGTCCGTGCTCCACCGTCTGTCGGAACTTCTTCTGCCCATGCTACACCTGAGGTACATACTACAGTCTCATCAATTAATAATACCCAATTGCTTGTCTGTTGCCCCATCCGACCGACCGCAAAGGGGTGA
- the LOC123154476 gene encoding uncharacterized protein, whose translation MEEARGHQGIPAFGEWNYGDGDDWPVLAQRFESAMHTQLPVHKACKRARACRRRRFPAFGDWNNLGDGDAGGWTTAVVNQYFEPVTAHKSLKEEFNGYHSGVVAMGKQQHKVARQTWVDDSGTHVAMQPFSFVAVKAVDDDLYDVPPDMLCAKPLRKGRTWLRRP comes from the exons ATGGAG GAAGCGAGGGGGCACCAGGGGATACCGGCGTTCGGCGAATGGAactacggcgacggcgacgactggCCTGTGCTCGCCCAACGCTTCGAGTCTGCGATGCACACCCAGCTCCCCGTACACAAAGCCTGCAAG AGAGCGAGGGCGTGTCGCAGGAGGCGCTTCCCAGCGTTCGGAGATTGGAACAACCTCGGTGATGGCGACGCCGGTGGCTGGACGACGGCCGTCGTCAACCAGTACTTCGAGCCTGTCACGGCACACAAATCACTCAAGGAGGAATTCAATGGTTACCACAGTGGCGTCGTCGCCATGGGGAAGCAGCAGCACAAGGTGGCGAGGCAAACCTGGGTGGATGACTCAGGGACCCACGTGGCAATGCAACCTTTCTCCTTCGTGGCGGTCAAGGCTGTTGACGACGACCTGTATGATGTCCCACCGGACATGCTCTGTGCCAAGCCACTACGG AAAGGTAGGACATGGCTGAGGAGACCGTGA